A stretch of Acidobacteriota bacterium DNA encodes these proteins:
- the glp gene encoding gephyrin-like molybdotransferase Glp: MSSHPISPPEAWRRLCAATAPLPAERLPRRNARGRVLAEDLRATVDVPPADVSAMDGYGIAGTVAAGAAVPVAGTVAAGDPPGFALPPGQAVQIMTGAPVPPEVERVVPVERTERRGDTVCFVQASEKRRHIRRRGEVLEVGDPVMPAGTVLRAAALALAATHGYGELSVIRTPTVSILATGDEVVAPEREPRPGQLRDSHTDFLLAALADRGYRTETLGIAPDDPDILERHIRRGLEADVLLVCGGVSAGEYDYAEGVLEKLGCESLFDAVAIQPGKPLVAATHPGGLVFGLPGNPASVMVSFTLFVLPLLRRLAGHEADLLDEAQIGTLTFHLPAQGARTKFLPVRVAPGDHPNPPQLHLLESKGSHDLAAYGKANALLHRPADAPEAVPGDQAQFLSMP, translated from the coding sequence ATGAGTTCCCACCCCATTTCACCGCCCGAAGCGTGGCGACGGCTGTGCGCCGCCACCGCGCCGCTACCGGCGGAAAGACTGCCGCGGCGCAACGCCCGGGGCCGGGTGCTGGCCGAGGATTTGAGGGCGACCGTCGACGTACCGCCGGCCGACGTATCGGCCATGGACGGCTACGGCATTGCGGGCACCGTCGCCGCCGGGGCGGCGGTGCCGGTGGCGGGAACGGTCGCCGCCGGCGACCCGCCAGGCTTCGCCCTGCCCCCGGGACAGGCCGTACAGATCATGACCGGCGCGCCGGTGCCACCGGAGGTCGAGCGGGTGGTACCGGTGGAGCGGACCGAGCGGCGGGGTGACACCGTGTGCTTCGTCCAGGCCTCGGAGAAACGACGCCACATTCGCCGCCGGGGCGAAGTGCTCGAGGTGGGCGACCCGGTCATGCCGGCGGGCACGGTCCTGCGCGCCGCCGCCCTCGCCCTCGCCGCCACCCACGGCTACGGCGAACTATCGGTCATTCGCACTCCGACGGTGAGCATCCTCGCCACCGGTGACGAAGTCGTGGCGCCGGAGCGGGAACCCCGGCCGGGGCAACTGCGCGACTCCCACACCGACTTCCTGCTGGCGGCCCTCGCCGACCGCGGCTACCGGACGGAGACCCTCGGCATCGCGCCGGACGACCCGGACATCCTCGAACGGCACATCCGCCGCGGCCTGGAGGCGGACGTCCTGCTGGTCTGCGGCGGCGTCTCGGCAGGCGAATACGACTACGCCGAGGGCGTCCTCGAAAAACTCGGCTGCGAAAGCCTCTTCGACGCCGTCGCCATCCAACCCGGCAAGCCCCTCGTCGCCGCCACCCACCCGGGCGGCCTCGTCTTCGGCCTACCCGGCAACCCGGCCTCGGTCATGGTCAGTTTCACCCTCTTCGTCCTCCCCCTCCTCCGTCGCCTCGCCGGCCACGAGGCGGATCTGCTGGACGAGGCCCAAATCGGCACCCTCACCTTCCATCTCCCGGCCCAGGGCGCCCGCACCAAATTCCTCCCGGTACGGGTCGCGCCAGGCGACCACCCCAATCCCCCTCAACTCCATCTCCTGGAGTCCAAGGGCTCCCACGACCTCGCCGCCTACGGCAAAGCCAACGCCCTCCTCCACCGCCCCGCCGACGCCCCGGAAGCAGTTCCCGGCGACCAAGCCCAGTTTCTCTCCATGCCCTGA
- a CDS encoding DUF4442 domain-containing protein — MGSKRGRWLQRFRLRLIRIYPPFLGAGIRVREMNLEGGLIRVRMKLHFWNGNYFGTHFGGSLYSMCDPFYVLLLAHRLGPDYIVWDKAATIRFVRPGRGTVEATFRISDEEIDQIRHQAETQSKVEPLLHVDVLNPEGEVVARVEKVLYVRKKKAPPATAAGD, encoded by the coding sequence GTGGGCTCCAAGCGGGGGCGATGGCTCCAGCGCTTTCGCCTCCGGCTGATCCGGATCTACCCGCCCTTCCTCGGGGCGGGTATCCGGGTGCGCGAGATGAACCTCGAAGGCGGCCTCATCCGGGTGCGGATGAAGCTCCACTTCTGGAACGGCAACTACTTCGGCACCCATTTTGGCGGGTCGCTCTACTCGATGTGCGACCCGTTCTACGTCCTCCTTCTCGCCCATCGGCTGGGACCGGACTACATCGTGTGGGACAAGGCCGCCACCATCCGCTTTGTGCGCCCGGGGCGCGGCACCGTCGAGGCGACCTTCCGCATCTCGGACGAGGAGATCGACCAGATTCGGCACCAGGCCGAGACCCAGAGTAAAGTCGAGCCGTTGCTCCACGTCGATGTGCTCAACCCGGAAGGCGAGGTCGTGGCGCGGGTCGAGAAAGTGCTCTACGTGCGCAAGAAGAAAGCCCCACCGGCGACCGCCGCAGGAGACTGA
- a CDS encoding molybdenum cofactor guanylyltransferase translates to MPGEARPLGGLLIGGASRRLGQPKQLVTHGGSTLAERAHRALAPWVDEVVLLGAGEVAGALADLPRWPDRTVAGDQAPRGPLAGMLTAFGKRPEGCWIFVPCDLPHIQPPAVEWLISERRPERWAIFPGLPGENDAHPQPLLALYEPPARRLLETLLAAGHHGPSRLASRREVAVVPVPEELIPCWRDIDTREDLAALSGSHPGIDPA, encoded by the coding sequence GTGCCCGGCGAAGCACGCCCCCTCGGCGGACTGCTGATCGGCGGTGCAAGCCGCCGCCTCGGCCAGCCGAAACAGCTCGTCACCCACGGCGGCTCCACCCTCGCCGAGCGAGCCCATCGAGCCCTCGCGCCGTGGGTGGACGAAGTGGTTCTCCTCGGAGCGGGTGAGGTGGCCGGGGCTCTCGCCGACCTTCCCCGCTGGCCGGATCGCACGGTGGCCGGCGACCAGGCCCCACGCGGCCCCCTCGCCGGCATGCTCACGGCCTTCGGAAAGCGGCCGGAAGGCTGCTGGATCTTCGTGCCCTGCGATCTGCCGCACATCCAACCGCCAGCCGTGGAATGGTTGATCTCCGAGCGGCGGCCGGAACGCTGGGCGATCTTCCCGGGCCTTCCCGGCGAAAACGACGCCCATCCGCAGCCCTTGCTCGCGCTCTACGAGCCGCCAGCGCGACGACTGCTCGAAACCCTGCTGGCAGCCGGACACCACGGCCCGAGCCGGCTGGCTTCGCGCAGGGAAGTCGCGGTCGTGCCGGTACCGGAGGAACTCATCCCGTGCTGGCGCGACATCGACACACGAGAAGATCTCGCGGCCCTGAGCGGGAGTCACCCCGGCATCGATCCTGCTTAA
- a CDS encoding DUF4412 domain-containing protein, producing the protein MKNNILRALLFAALATALLVLPAAADTLLTLENRQEGNLPGAQTGSSTVEVWLGDKRVSRRDDKTTMIFTQNPDRLVVIDHQAKTFSPIDLPVNLANLVPEDMQAMLPMFKMEVEVTETDETRTIGDWQTKRWNLTLSNATGMVVNAVLWMTTDLDFDYETFRQLSMRMAELQPGGEGMAEKLQSIPGFPVLTETAIDLRGTTFKTFEELQKVEEKDAPSGTYEAPKGYTEKAFDAIANAAGG; encoded by the coding sequence TTGAAAAACAACATCCTTCGCGCCTTGCTCTTCGCGGCTCTGGCGACCGCTCTACTGGTCCTGCCGGCCGCCGCCGATACCCTCCTCACCCTCGAGAATCGCCAAGAGGGGAACCTCCCCGGTGCCCAAACCGGCAGCAGCACGGTGGAAGTGTGGCTCGGCGACAAGCGCGTCAGCCGCCGCGACGACAAGACGACCATGATCTTCACCCAGAATCCCGACCGGCTGGTGGTGATCGACCACCAGGCCAAGACCTTCAGTCCCATAGATCTACCGGTCAATCTCGCCAATCTAGTGCCCGAAGACATGCAGGCGATGCTGCCGATGTTCAAGATGGAAGTGGAAGTCACCGAGACGGACGAAACCCGCACCATCGGCGACTGGCAGACCAAGCGCTGGAACCTGACGCTATCGAACGCCACCGGCATGGTGGTGAACGCCGTGCTGTGGATGACGACCGACCTCGACTTCGATTACGAGACCTTCCGGCAGCTCTCGATGCGCATGGCGGAACTCCAGCCCGGCGGCGAGGGAATGGCTGAGAAGCTTCAGTCCATCCCCGGTTTCCCGGTGCTGACGGAGACGGCGATCGATCTGCGGGGCACCACGTTCAAGACCTTCGAGGAACTCCAGAAGGTCGAAGAGAAGGACGCCCCTTCGGGCACCTACGAGGCCCCGAAGGGCTACACGGAAAAGGCCTTCGACGCGATCGCCAACGCGGCCGGCGGTTAG
- a CDS encoding PAS domain S-box protein has product MSKRTARVPTILLRLAVDHLRESFMITGVELDEPGPQIVFVNRAFEQLTGYCRDEVLGRTPRFLQGPLTDRSVLDRLRRSLEDRTSFTGEAINYRKDGTPFVMSWYVEPIADPETGAEYFFALQRDVTELQQQRALRVMVDQLSDSVVIFNGVGRVSYANRAYREWSGLDEPEVVGHPVWTLFGSPKGRSELRHARRSLSAGESWQQEFATTRPARAEESPKTAFLSTSVSPVLNVEGEVQEFIALARDVTERRRLESIAEAYNLYDNLGFVFSGIRHELGNPINSLKAALRLVSDSSDTMPRDRLSDFLRRMTGEVERIEYLLRSLRTYNMFQRPRVERVDMKKFIASFHRLAQQDAERRCVEFEAKASRGADFAYADPQALVQVLLNLFSNALEAVVEEPEPRISLSVRRKGQQLILTMADNGPGLSRDQRAHLFKPFFTTRSRGTGLGLAITRRLLLLMGGTIDLRNGRIGAEAVLTLDRNSPAERR; this is encoded by the coding sequence GTGTCGAAGAGGACAGCCCGGGTTCCCACCATCCTGCTGCGACTCGCGGTCGATCACCTGCGCGAGTCGTTCATGATCACCGGGGTCGAACTCGACGAACCGGGTCCGCAGATCGTCTTCGTCAACCGCGCCTTCGAGCAGCTCACCGGCTACTGCCGCGACGAAGTGCTCGGCAGGACGCCGCGCTTTCTCCAGGGGCCGCTGACGGATCGCTCGGTGCTCGACCGCCTGCGTCGTTCGCTGGAGGACAGGACGTCCTTCACCGGCGAGGCGATCAACTACCGTAAGGACGGCACGCCGTTCGTGATGTCCTGGTACGTCGAGCCGATTGCCGATCCGGAGACCGGTGCGGAGTACTTCTTTGCCTTGCAGCGGGACGTCACCGAGCTGCAGCAGCAGCGAGCCTTGCGGGTGATGGTGGATCAGCTCTCCGATTCGGTGGTGATCTTCAACGGTGTGGGGCGGGTGTCTTATGCCAATCGGGCCTATCGCGAGTGGAGCGGACTGGACGAACCGGAGGTGGTAGGTCACCCGGTCTGGACACTCTTTGGCAGCCCCAAGGGACGCTCCGAGCTGCGGCATGCCCGGCGGTCCTTGTCCGCCGGCGAGAGCTGGCAGCAGGAATTCGCGACCACCCGGCCGGCGAGGGCCGAGGAGTCGCCGAAAACGGCGTTTCTCTCGACCTCCGTGTCGCCGGTTTTGAACGTCGAGGGAGAGGTCCAGGAGTTCATCGCCCTCGCCCGGGACGTCACCGAGCGCCGCCGCCTGGAGTCCATTGCCGAGGCCTACAACCTGTACGACAACCTGGGCTTTGTCTTCTCCGGCATCCGCCACGAGCTGGGAAATCCGATCAATTCATTGAAGGCGGCCTTACGTCTGGTCAGCGATTCTTCCGACACCATGCCGCGAGATCGGCTGAGCGACTTTCTCCGGCGCATGACCGGCGAGGTCGAGCGCATCGAGTATCTGCTGCGGTCTCTGCGTACCTACAACATGTTCCAGCGGCCGCGTGTGGAACGGGTCGATATGAAGAAGTTCATCGCCTCCTTCCATCGGCTGGCGCAGCAGGATGCGGAGCGGCGCTGCGTCGAATTCGAGGCCAAGGCGTCGCGCGGTGCGGACTTTGCCTATGCCGATCCGCAGGCCCTCGTTCAGGTGCTGTTGAATCTTTTCTCGAATGCCTTGGAGGCGGTGGTCGAAGAGCCAGAGCCTCGGATTTCCCTCTCCGTTCGGCGCAAGGGCCAGCAGCTCATCTTGACGATGGCGGACAACGGGCCGGGACTGAGCCGCGACCAGCGCGCTCATCTCTTCAAGCCCTTTTTCACCACCCGCTCCAGGGGTACGGGTTTGGGCTTGGCCATCACTCGCCGATTGCTGCTGCTGATGGGCGGCACCATCGATTTGCGCAACGGCAGAATCGGTGCCGAAGCGGTATTGACTCTCGACCGGAACTCACCGGCCGAGCGGCGCTAG
- a CDS encoding YajG family lipoprotein, with translation MRSSVKHTLLAFCCVVLLPAVALAKKNNPNLALRFTPTTAVAEANSVPASAMRDASVGVIVSDDRGGDGSIIGSRTDDDDRRFDLKATNDLAGHIEAAFEKQARDWGYSVASGPADADIVLVAKTTQFGVDETNQAVGASYEAQVTLEVELRDRSGKSLWSSSVFGDASRYGKKFSADNANEVLSDALAEAFAEALNDSALRDAWIGKAGTSSSGDATAAKATAPMTPEKALSEVKSLMDNDMDEATVVDYLRARRLTRALGADDLGAWKEAGVPESVIRVAMTMPVG, from the coding sequence ATGCGTTCCTCCGTGAAGCACACGTTGCTCGCCTTCTGCTGTGTCGTCCTGCTGCCGGCCGTTGCCCTAGCGAAGAAGAACAATCCGAACCTGGCCCTGCGCTTCACCCCGACCACGGCGGTGGCGGAGGCCAACTCGGTGCCGGCATCGGCCATGCGCGACGCTTCCGTCGGCGTGATCGTCAGCGACGATCGCGGCGGCGATGGATCGATCATCGGCTCGCGCACCGATGACGACGATCGGCGTTTCGATCTCAAGGCCACCAACGATCTCGCTGGTCACATCGAAGCGGCTTTCGAAAAGCAGGCCCGGGACTGGGGCTACTCCGTCGCTTCCGGACCCGCGGACGCGGATATCGTGCTGGTCGCCAAGACCACCCAATTCGGCGTCGATGAGACCAATCAGGCGGTGGGCGCGAGCTACGAAGCGCAGGTCACCCTGGAGGTGGAACTGCGGGACCGCTCCGGCAAGAGCCTGTGGTCGAGTTCGGTGTTTGGTGACGCTAGCCGCTACGGCAAGAAGTTCAGCGCCGACAACGCCAACGAGGTGCTGAGCGACGCCCTGGCGGAAGCCTTCGCCGAGGCCCTGAACGATTCCGCCCTGCGCGACGCCTGGATCGGCAAGGCCGGTACTTCGTCGTCCGGCGACGCCACCGCCGCCAAGGCGACAGCGCCGATGACGCCGGAGAAGGCTCTCTCCGAGGTCAAGAGCCTAATGGACAACGACATGGACGAGGCGACCGTCGTCGACTACCTGCGCGCTCGCCGCCTCACCCGGGCGCTGGGTGCCGACGACCTGGGCGCCTGGAAGGAAGCCGGGGTGCCGGAGTCGGTGATCCGGGTCGCGATGACGATGCCCGTCGGCTGA